In one window of Romboutsia hominis DNA:
- the dnaK gene encoding molecular chaperone DnaK: MGKIIGIDLGTTNSCVAVLEGGEPQIITNAEGMRTTPSVVAFTKDGDRIVGEPAKRQAVTNADRTIISIKTHMGTDYKVNIDGKDYTPQEISAIILQKLKADAESYLGQPVTEAVITVPAYFTDAQRQATKDAGRIAGLDVKRIINEPTAAALAYGMDKLDQDKKILVFDLGGGTFDVSVLEIGDGTFEVLATAGNNRLGGDDFDQVLIDYLAEEFKKAEGVDLRNDNMALQRLKEAAEKAKKELSSTMTTNVNLPFITATAEGPKHLTMDISRAKFDELTAHLVEKTMEPTRRALQDAGLSTSDIDDVLLVGGSTRIPAVQEAVKKFIGKEPHKGLNPDECVAAGAAIQAGVLSGDVNDLLLLDVTPLSLGIETMGNVMTKIIERNTTIPTKKSQVFSTAADNQTAVDIHVLQGERSMSYDNTTLGRFQLTDIPPAPRGIPQIEVTFDIDANGIVHVTAKDLGTGKEQKVTITSGTNLSEEEIEKKVKEAEMNAEADKQKKDKIEALNQADSTIYQTEKTLNELGDKVSAEDKSAIEAAIAELKAVKDKEESTGEEIRKAMDEVMNKFHKVSEMMYQQAQAEAGAQGGETGQGAQDDNVVDADFTEVNDEK; the protein is encoded by the coding sequence ATGGGAAAAATAATAGGAATTGACTTAGGAACAACAAACTCTTGTGTAGCAGTATTAGAAGGTGGAGAACCACAAATAATAACTAATGCAGAAGGTATGAGAACTACTCCATCAGTAGTAGCATTTACTAAGGACGGAGACAGAATAGTAGGGGAGCCTGCAAAAAGACAAGCTGTTACAAATGCAGATAGAACTATAATATCAATAAAAACTCACATGGGAACAGATTACAAAGTTAATATAGATGGTAAAGATTATACACCACAAGAAATATCAGCTATAATCTTACAAAAATTAAAAGCAGACGCAGAAAGCTACTTAGGGCAACCTGTAACTGAAGCTGTTATAACAGTTCCAGCATACTTCACAGATGCTCAAAGACAAGCAACAAAAGATGCAGGTAGAATAGCAGGACTTGATGTTAAGAGAATAATAAATGAGCCAACTGCTGCTGCACTTGCTTATGGTATGGATAAGTTAGACCAAGATAAAAAAATATTAGTATTTGACTTAGGTGGAGGAACATTTGACGTTTCAGTTCTTGAAATAGGAGATGGAACTTTCGAAGTTTTAGCTACTGCTGGTAACAACAGATTAGGTGGAGATGACTTTGACCAAGTATTAATAGACTACTTAGCTGAAGAATTCAAAAAAGCTGAAGGTGTAGACTTAAGAAATGATAATATGGCTCTTCAAAGATTAAAAGAAGCTGCTGAAAAGGCTAAAAAAGAGTTATCATCAACAATGACAACTAATGTAAACTTACCTTTCATAACAGCTACTGCTGAAGGTCCAAAACACTTAACTATGGATATATCAAGAGCTAAGTTTGATGAGTTAACTGCTCATTTAGTAGAAAAAACTATGGAACCAACAAGAAGGGCATTACAAGATGCAGGTCTTTCAACTTCTGATATAGATGATGTATTATTAGTTGGTGGTTCTACAAGAATACCAGCTGTTCAAGAAGCTGTTAAGAAATTCATAGGAAAAGAGCCACACAAAGGATTAAACCCAGACGAATGTGTTGCTGCAGGTGCTGCTATACAAGCAGGTGTATTATCTGGAGATGTTAATGATTTATTACTTCTAGATGTTACTCCATTATCATTAGGTATAGAAACTATGGGTAACGTAATGACTAAAATAATAGAAAGAAACACTACAATACCAACTAAGAAGTCACAAGTATTCTCAACTGCTGCTGATAACCAAACTGCTGTTGATATACATGTTCTTCAAGGTGAAAGAAGTATGTCATATGATAACACTACTTTAGGTAGATTCCAATTAACTGATATACCACCAGCTCCAAGAGGAATACCTCAAATAGAAGTTACTTTCGATATAGATGCTAACGGTATAGTTCACGTTACTGCTAAAGACTTAGGAACTGGAAAAGAGCAAAAAGTTACTATAACTTCTGGAACTAATTTAAGTGAAGAAGAAATAGAAAAGAAAGTTAAAGAAGCTGAAATGAATGCTGAAGCTGATAAGCAAAAGAAAGATAAAATAGAAGCATTAAACCAAGCTGATTCAACTATATACCAAACAGAAAAAACTTTAAATGAATTAGGTGACAAAGTAAGCGCTGAAGATAAGAGTGCTATAGAAGCTGCAATAGCTGAACTTAAGGCAGTTAAAGATAAAGAAGAGTCAACAGGTGAAGAAATAAGAAAAGCTATGGATGAAGTTATGAACAAATTCCATAAGGTTTCTGAAATGATGTATCAACAAGCACAAGCTGAGGCTGGGGCTCAGGGTGGCGAAACTGGTCAAGGTGCTCAAGACGATAACGTTGTAGATGCTGACTTCACAGAAGTAAATGACGAAAAATAG
- the dnaJ gene encoding molecular chaperone DnaJ, with the protein MSAKRDYYEVLGVDKSADAQALKKAYRKLAMKYHPDRNPGDKEAEEKFKEINEAYEVLSDDSKRQMYDQFGHDGVNGQGGFGGQGGFGGQGFGGFEDIFGDMFGDIFGGGFSSGRARRRGPERGADIKQSVSISFEEAAFGKKVSVKINRSEECEECHGSGAKPGTSKKTCPTCNGTGEVRTVQRTPFGNIASSRPCSACNGEGEVIESPCPKCHGKGYNRKVKTIEVDIPAGIDDGQMIKLSGQGEVGSKGGPRGDLYIIVNVKPHPLFTREGTDIYFDMPITFVQAALGDEIEVPTLDGKVKYTIPEGTQTGTVFRLREKGIPRLRGNSRGDQYVKVIVDTPKKLNEKQKEILREFAKECGEDVHEKKKTFGQKIEDMFKRK; encoded by the coding sequence ATGAGTGCTAAGAGAGATTATTATGAGGTGCTTGGTGTAGATAAAAGTGCCGATGCTCAAGCCCTTAAAAAAGCATATAGAAAACTTGCTATGAAGTATCACCCAGATAGAAATCCTGGTGATAAAGAAGCAGAAGAAAAATTCAAGGAAATAAATGAAGCGTACGAAGTATTATCAGATGATAGTAAAAGACAAATGTACGATCAATTCGGACATGATGGTGTAAACGGTCAAGGAGGATTTGGTGGCCAAGGAGGATTTGGTGGTCAAGGATTCGGTGGATTTGAAGATATATTTGGTGACATGTTTGGTGATATATTCGGAGGTGGATTTAGCAGTGGTAGAGCCAGAAGAAGAGGTCCAGAGCGTGGAGCAGATATAAAACAAAGTGTTAGTATAAGCTTTGAAGAAGCTGCATTTGGAAAGAAAGTATCTGTAAAGATAAATAGAAGTGAAGAGTGCGAAGAATGCCATGGAAGCGGAGCTAAGCCAGGAACATCTAAGAAAACTTGTCCAACATGTAATGGTACTGGAGAAGTTAGAACTGTTCAAAGAACTCCATTTGGTAATATAGCATCAAGTAGACCTTGTAGTGCTTGTAATGGAGAAGGTGAAGTTATAGAATCACCATGTCCAAAGTGTCACGGTAAGGGATATAATAGAAAAGTTAAGACTATAGAAGTTGATATACCAGCAGGTATAGATGATGGACAAATGATAAAATTATCAGGTCAAGGTGAAGTTGGATCTAAAGGTGGACCAAGAGGAGATTTATATATAATAGTTAATGTTAAACCTCATCCATTATTTACAAGAGAAGGAACTGACATATACTTTGATATGCCAATAACATTTGTTCAAGCTGCATTAGGAGATGAAATAGAAGTTCCAACACTAGATGGAAAAGTTAAGTATACAATACCAGAAGGAACTCAAACTGGAACTGTATTTAGACTAAGAGAAAAAGGTATACCAAGACTTAGAGGTAACTCAAGAGGTGACCAATATGTTAAGGTTATAGTTGATACTCCTAAGAAATTAAATGAAAAGCAAAAAGAAATACTAAGAGAATTTGCTAAAGAATGTGGAGAAGATGTTCACGAAAAGAAAAAGACTTTTGGACAAAAAATAGAAGACATGTTTAAAAGAAAGTAA
- a CDS encoding SAM-dependent methyltransferase, giving the protein MNSIDKIFIKEFLSKLDSSTFEVKLWDGEEFLIGQDEPKFKVYFNKPISKKDLLNSTSLALGEAYMKKDIDIDGDLLLVLDALFSCQKEHFHTNFAKLSKLFHKAGNEKNQKLEVCSHYDIGNDFYSLWLDDTLSYSCAYFENDDDTLYQAQMNKIHHILKKLDLSEGETLLDIGCGWGYLLIEAAKKYKIKGTGITLSEEQYKRFNERIVEEGLQDYLQVKLMDYRNLETSGMMFDKIVSVGMLEHVGREHYDLYFKNVNSVLKPKGLFLLHYISGLVESPGDAWIRKYIFPGGVIPSLREIIDLLPKYNFYTLDVESLRRHYTKTLVEWYKNFDKQRDVVEDMFDEEFVRMWDLYLSSCAACFNNGVIDLHQILMSKGVNNEISMTREYIYKD; this is encoded by the coding sequence ATGAACAGCATAGACAAAATATTTATAAAAGAATTTCTTTCAAAACTTGACTCAAGTACATTTGAGGTAAAACTTTGGGATGGAGAAGAATTCTTAATTGGGCAAGATGAGCCTAAGTTTAAGGTTTACTTTAATAAGCCAATTAGTAAAAAAGATTTATTAAATAGTACATCGTTAGCTTTAGGGGAAGCATACATGAAAAAAGATATTGATATTGATGGTGATTTACTACTAGTCTTAGATGCTTTATTTAGCTGTCAAAAAGAACATTTTCATACTAACTTTGCAAAATTATCAAAACTATTCCATAAAGCAGGAAATGAAAAGAATCAAAAATTAGAGGTTTGTTCTCACTATGATATAGGAAATGATTTCTATAGCCTTTGGCTAGACGATACTTTAAGTTATTCTTGTGCTTACTTCGAAAATGATGATGATACTTTATACCAAGCTCAAATGAACAAAATACATCATATTTTAAAAAAATTAGATCTATCAGAAGGTGAAACTTTACTAGATATAGGATGTGGTTGGGGATATCTTCTTATAGAAGCCGCTAAGAAATATAAAATTAAAGGAACTGGTATTACACTAAGTGAGGAACAATATAAAAGATTTAATGAAAGAATAGTAGAGGAAGGACTTCAAGACTATTTACAAGTAAAACTTATGGACTATAGAAATCTTGAAACATCTGGTATGATGTTTGATAAAATTGTAAGTGTTGGTATGTTAGAACATGTTGGTCGTGAACACTATGATTTATACTTTAAAAATGTAAATAGTGTATTAAAACCTAAAGGGTTATTCTTATTACATTATATAAGTGGTTTAGTTGAATCTCCTGGCGATGCTTGGATTAGAAAATACATATTCCCAGGTGGAGTTATTCCTTCACTACGTGAAATTATAGACTTACTTCCTAAATATAATTTTTATACATTAGATGTTGAAAGTTTAAGAAGACATTATACTAAAACTTTAGTTGAGTGGTATAAAAACTTTGATAAACAAAGAGATGTTGTAGAGGATATGTTTGATGAAGAATTCGTAAGAATGTGGGACTTATACCTTTCTTCTTGTGCTGCTTGTTTTAATAATGGAGTTATAGACCTACATCAGATCTTAATGAGCAAAGGTGTTAATAATGAAATAAGTATGACAAGAGAATATATTTATAAAGATTAA
- a CDS encoding ROK family protein, with protein sequence MYFVGVDIGGTGIQAGIVNENGEILFRKECKTNSLDGFENVMNDIEYLVRGLLKENNLDMRDIKSIGFGVPGFINKQGMATAVNLGWEDVNFIESLKNRFNEVDVYAENDATVAALAEAKSGSMKGKNCAVMYTLGTGVGGGIIINGKAFSGAHGMGSELGHVIIGENYFDCNCGNNGCLETFCSATAIIKYAQRLIKEGRASIILDMVNGNLEDINAKIVFDAYRENDEVAVETINRFKLYLSKAIANIVNTLDPDIISLGGGVSRASDIILSGLKELVREQLVFKNNEFADIVCANLGADAGIIGAAFLS encoded by the coding sequence ATGTATTTTGTAGGAGTGGATATTGGAGGAACAGGAATACAAGCAGGGATAGTTAATGAAAATGGTGAAATACTTTTTAGAAAAGAGTGTAAGACTAATTCTTTAGATGGATTTGAAAATGTTATGAATGATATAGAATATTTAGTGAGGGGATTACTAAAAGAAAATAATTTAGATATGAGAGATATAAAGTCTATAGGATTTGGTGTACCAGGTTTTATAAATAAACAAGGTATGGCAACTGCTGTAAACTTAGGTTGGGAAGACGTTAATTTTATAGAGTCTTTAAAAAATAGATTTAATGAAGTTGATGTGTATGCTGAAAACGATGCAACAGTTGCAGCATTGGCAGAAGCTAAATCAGGAAGTATGAAAGGAAAAAATTGTGCTGTTATGTATACACTAGGAACTGGTGTAGGTGGTGGAATAATAATAAATGGTAAAGCATTTTCAGGTGCACATGGTATGGGATCTGAACTAGGGCATGTTATAATAGGTGAGAATTACTTTGACTGTAATTGTGGAAATAACGGGTGCTTGGAAACTTTCTGCTCGGCAACAGCCATAATAAAGTATGCACAAAGGCTAATAAAAGAAGGAAGAGCAAGCATAATATTGGATATGGTAAATGGTAATTTAGAAGATATAAATGCTAAGATAGTATTTGATGCTTATAGAGAAAATGATGAAGTAGCAGTAGAAACTATAAATAGATTTAAACTTTACTTATCCAAGGCAATAGCTAATATAGTAAACACATTAGACCCAGATATAATATCACTAGGTGGAGGAGTGTCAAGAGCTAGTGATATTATACTTTCTGGATTAAAAGAATTAGTAAGAGAGCAGCTTGTATTTAAAAACAATGAATTTGCAGACATAGTATGTGCAAATTTAGGAGCCGATGCAGGTATAATAGGAGCAGCATTTTTAAGTTAA
- a CDS encoding response regulator transcription factor yields MSKKLILICDDQETIHETIGQYLKSEGMDYISAYDGLDGVEKVNRYNPDLILLDLMMPKMFGTDVCKEIRKNSNVPIIMLTAKGETVDRIIGLEIGADDYITKPFSPREVVTRIKTVLRRSGNSDISKHKNVIVQGNLKIDIESHEVYIDGNLVSITPKEMKTFYMLASNSGKTLTREYILSEVWGYDYFGDTRVVDTQIKRLRKKISQFEVDWEIKSIYGVGYKFEVI; encoded by the coding sequence TTGAGTAAAAAACTTATTTTAATATGTGATGACCAAGAAACAATACATGAAACAATAGGTCAGTATCTAAAATCTGAGGGAATGGATTATATATCAGCATATGATGGATTAGATGGAGTAGAAAAAGTTAATAGGTATAATCCAGATTTAATACTATTAGATTTAATGATGCCTAAAATGTTTGGAACTGATGTATGTAAAGAAATAAGAAAAAATAGTAATGTACCTATAATAATGCTTACAGCCAAGGGGGAAACTGTAGATAGAATAATAGGTCTTGAAATAGGTGCAGATGATTATATTACAAAGCCATTTTCACCAAGAGAAGTAGTTACAAGAATAAAAACAGTGTTAAGAAGAAGTGGAAATAGTGATATTTCGAAACATAAAAATGTAATAGTACAAGGTAATTTGAAGATTGATATAGAAAGTCATGAAGTTTATATAGATGGTAATTTAGTAAGTATAACACCAAAAGAAATGAAAACATTTTATATGTTGGCTTCTAATTCAGGAAAGACTTTAACTAGAGAATATATATTATCAGAAGTATGGGGATATGATTACTTTGGAGATACAAGAGTTGTAGACACTCAAATAAAAAGACTTAGAAAAAAAATTAGTCAATTTGAAGTTGATTGGGAAATAAAATCTATTTACGGTGTTGGATATAAGTTTGAGGTAATTTAA